A region of Leifsonia xyli DNA encodes the following proteins:
- a CDS encoding CsbD-like protein, which yields MGLDDKIENAGEKLGGSAKEATGKATGDERLEAEGKGDQAKADLKQAGEKVKDAFKN from the coding sequence ATGGGACTCGACGACAAGATCGAGAACGCCGGCGAGAAGCTGGGCGGCAGCGCCAAGGAGGCCACCGGCAAGGCGACCGGCGACGAGCGCCTCGAAGCCGAGGGCAAGGGCGACCAGGCAAAAGCCGACCTCAAGCAGGCCGGTGAGAAGGTCAAGGACGCCTTCAAGAACTGA
- a CDS encoding AraC family transcriptional regulator, whose translation MIRSVAVPLIDDFAMFEFGVVCEVFGLDRSYAGLEPFDFRVCAVDPSKPIVNPTGVTLTAPYGLEAMEDADLIAVPAATVRDEYPPEFLEALRRAYDRGAILLSVCSGAFALGAAGLLDGRDVTTHWRYAEALQRRFPAARVDPDVLFVDDGRIITSAGTSAGIDASLHLVRRELGSAVANTIARNMVVPPQRDGGQRQYIDKPVSDCEDDTFSELLDDLTGRLDETHTVGSLAERVHMSTRSFSRRFVAETGVPPMQWLTTQRVLHARLLLETTDLPIDEVARQCGFGSATLLRHHFDAEVGVPPTRYRAAFARV comes from the coding sequence ATGATCCGATCCGTCGCGGTCCCCCTCATCGACGACTTCGCCATGTTCGAGTTCGGCGTCGTCTGCGAGGTCTTCGGCCTCGACCGCAGCTACGCGGGGCTGGAGCCGTTCGACTTCCGCGTCTGCGCCGTCGACCCGTCGAAGCCGATCGTCAACCCGACCGGCGTCACCCTGACCGCGCCCTACGGACTCGAAGCGATGGAGGACGCCGACCTGATCGCCGTCCCCGCCGCGACCGTCCGCGACGAGTACCCGCCGGAGTTCCTGGAGGCGCTCCGACGCGCCTACGACCGCGGCGCCATCCTGCTCAGTGTCTGCTCCGGCGCGTTCGCCCTGGGCGCCGCCGGCCTGCTCGACGGGCGCGACGTCACCACGCATTGGCGCTACGCCGAGGCCCTGCAGCGCCGCTTCCCCGCGGCCCGGGTGGATCCGGACGTCCTCTTCGTCGACGACGGCCGCATCATCACCAGCGCGGGCACCTCCGCCGGCATCGACGCCAGCCTCCACCTCGTCCGCCGCGAGCTCGGCAGCGCGGTCGCGAACACGATCGCGCGCAACATGGTGGTCCCTCCGCAGCGCGACGGCGGCCAGCGCCAGTACATCGACAAGCCGGTCAGCGACTGCGAGGACGACACCTTCAGTGAACTGCTCGACGACCTCACCGGTCGCCTCGACGAGACGCACACCGTCGGCAGCCTCGCCGAGCGCGTGCACATGTCGACCCGCAGCTTCTCGCGCCGGTTCGTCGCCGAGACCGGCGTTCCCCCGATGCAGTGGCTCACGACCCAGCGCGTCCTGCACGCGCGACTGCTGCTGGAGACCACCGACCTCCCGATCGACGAGGTGGCCCGGCAGTGCGGCTTCGGCAGCGCCACCCTCCTGCGACACCACTTCGACGCGGAGGTCGGGGTCCCGCCGACGCGCTACCGCGCCGCTTTCGCGCGGGTCTGA
- a CDS encoding amino acid ABC transporter substrate-binding protein, with protein MKRRTILRPAALLAAAASAALVLAACSAGGASGASTKDNPYGLIEASTVRVASLGDSKPYTFTDASGNFTGFDVELFTDVAKRAGIGKPVFTGQDFSGLLAAVANHQFDVGVAAIGITDERKKTVDFSDGYLAGYLTVLTTKTSGIDSKDDLAGKRLGVVQGTLQEAYAVKNFPKASLVRFPDNNAAVSALNSGSVDAHFLDYEAAKSYVAQYPALKDADDIPSFDAPAGFAIAKGNPALKNALNKALHAAMEDGTWKKLYQKWFPGSPMPEQYLPKAEQTSTPTPSK; from the coding sequence GTGAAACGACGCACCATCCTCCGGCCGGCAGCGCTGCTCGCTGCCGCGGCCTCCGCGGCCCTGGTTCTCGCGGCCTGCAGCGCAGGCGGCGCTTCCGGCGCCTCGACGAAGGACAACCCCTACGGCCTCATCGAAGCGAGCACCGTCCGCGTTGCGAGCCTCGGCGACTCCAAGCCGTACACGTTCACTGACGCGAGCGGGAACTTCACCGGCTTCGACGTCGAGCTGTTCACCGACGTGGCGAAGCGCGCCGGCATCGGCAAGCCGGTCTTCACCGGCCAGGACTTCTCCGGCCTCCTCGCGGCCGTCGCGAACCACCAGTTCGACGTCGGCGTCGCCGCCATCGGCATCACCGACGAGCGCAAGAAGACGGTCGACTTCTCCGACGGCTACCTCGCCGGCTACCTGACCGTGCTCACCACCAAGACGAGCGGCATCGACTCCAAGGACGACCTCGCGGGCAAGCGCCTCGGCGTCGTGCAGGGCACCCTGCAGGAGGCCTACGCCGTCAAGAACTTCCCGAAGGCGAGCCTCGTCCGATTCCCGGACAACAACGCGGCCGTCTCGGCACTCAACAGCGGCTCGGTGGACGCGCACTTCCTCGACTACGAGGCCGCGAAGAGCTACGTCGCGCAGTACCCCGCCCTCAAGGACGCGGACGACATCCCCTCGTTCGACGCCCCCGCCGGCTTCGCCATCGCCAAGGGCAACCCCGCCCTCAAGAACGCGCTGAACAAGGCGCTCCACGCGGCGATGGAGGACGGCACCTGGAAGAAGCTCTACCAGAAGTGGTTCCCGGGCTCGCCGATGCCCGAGCAGTACCTGCCGAAGGCGGAGCAGACCTCGACGCCGACCCCGTCGAAGTAA
- a CDS encoding amino acid ABC transporter permease produces MDWLTTITHTFFDIPSMLQVFPQLLGVGLVNTLIISIAATVIGVVLGMVVAVMGISTSRWLRIPARVYTDIFRGLPAILTILLIGQGFARFSQSIFGPSPYPLGILALSLIAAAYIGEIFRAGIQSVDKGQLEACRALGLSYAKAMALVVVPQGVRRVLPALVNQFIAIVKDSSLVYFLGLLVGERELFRVGQDAAVLTGNLSPLVLAGLFYLVITVPLTHLVNYFDNRFRTGRRKPAPPKSGLDELDEVQPPAPLTLGSNT; encoded by the coding sequence ATGGACTGGCTCACCACCATCACGCACACCTTCTTCGATATCCCGTCGATGCTGCAGGTCTTCCCGCAGCTGCTGGGCGTCGGACTCGTCAACACGCTGATCATCTCGATCGCGGCGACCGTCATCGGCGTCGTGCTCGGCATGGTGGTCGCCGTCATGGGGATCTCCACCTCCCGCTGGCTGCGCATCCCCGCCCGCGTCTACACGGACATCTTCCGCGGACTGCCGGCGATCCTCACCATCCTGCTCATCGGCCAGGGCTTCGCGCGGTTCTCGCAGTCGATCTTCGGACCGTCGCCGTACCCGCTCGGCATCCTCGCGCTGTCGCTGATCGCGGCTGCGTACATCGGCGAGATCTTCCGTGCCGGCATCCAGAGCGTCGACAAGGGGCAGCTGGAGGCGTGCCGCGCGCTCGGCCTCAGCTACGCCAAGGCGATGGCGCTCGTCGTGGTGCCGCAGGGCGTCCGGCGCGTCCTTCCGGCGCTGGTGAACCAGTTCATCGCGATCGTGAAGGACTCGAGCCTCGTGTACTTCCTCGGCCTGCTGGTCGGCGAACGCGAGCTGTTCCGGGTCGGCCAGGATGCGGCGGTGCTCACGGGCAACCTGTCGCCGCTGGTGCTCGCCGGACTGTTCTACCTGGTCATCACCGTTCCGCTCACCCACCTCGTCAACTACTTCGACAACCGGTTCCGCACCGGTCGCCGCAAGCCGGCGCCGCCGAAGAGCGGACTGGACGAGCTGGACGAGGTCCAGCCGCCCGCGCCCCTCACCCTCGGGAGCAACACATGA
- a CDS encoding peptide ABC transporter ATP-binding protein, whose protein sequence is MTYTSPLPAQTTPEFTSSSLDLVDLTMAYGDIDVLRGVSISVPAGTTTCIIGPSGSGKSTMLRGINRLHEPKSGDVRLAGESILGTKPDALRRRIGLVFQHFNLFPDHTALENVMLALRSVKGMPKAEARRIAEERLTEVGLGERMDHRPRDLSGGQQQRVAIARALAMEPEVMLFDEVTSALDPELVKGVLNLMADLGRRGMTMVVVTHEMNFARKVADQVVFMDEGKVVEAGRPEDLFDRPQSPRLQRFLSEVL, encoded by the coding sequence ATGACGTACACCTCGCCCCTTCCCGCCCAGACGACCCCGGAGTTCACGAGCTCCTCGCTCGACCTGGTCGACCTGACGATGGCCTACGGCGACATCGACGTGCTCCGCGGCGTGTCGATCTCCGTCCCGGCCGGCACCACGACCTGCATCATCGGCCCCTCGGGGTCGGGCAAGTCGACGATGCTGCGCGGCATCAACCGGCTGCACGAACCCAAGAGCGGTGATGTGCGACTGGCCGGCGAGAGCATCCTGGGCACGAAGCCGGACGCACTGCGCCGCCGGATCGGCCTCGTGTTCCAGCACTTCAACCTGTTCCCCGACCACACCGCGCTCGAGAACGTCATGCTCGCGCTGCGCAGCGTGAAGGGGATGCCGAAGGCGGAGGCGCGCCGGATCGCCGAGGAGCGCCTCACCGAGGTCGGCCTCGGCGAGCGGATGGACCACCGGCCGCGCGACCTCTCCGGAGGCCAGCAGCAGCGCGTCGCGATCGCCCGGGCCCTCGCCATGGAGCCGGAGGTGATGCTCTTCGACGAGGTCACCAGCGCGCTCGACCCCGAGCTCGTCAAGGGCGTCCTCAACCTCATGGCCGACCTGGGCCGTCGCGGGATGACCATGGTGGTGGTCACCCACGAGATGAACTTCGCCCGCAAGGTGGCCGACCAGGTCGTCTTCATGGACGAGGGGAAGGTCGTCGAGGCCGGTCGCCCGGAGGACCTGTTCGACCGTCCGCAGAGCCCGCGTCTGCAGCGCTTCCTGTCGGAGGTGCTGTGA
- a CDS encoding oxidoreductase, protein MSGAPLRVGLIGYGVAGRVFHAPFLAADPAFDLAAVVTSQADRLAAAHPSAVAMPDVDALLTHPGLDLVIVASPTPLHVAHATAAVDAGIATVVDKPFAPDSASGQALVERAAAAGVPFTVFQNRRWDGDFLTLRRLVGEGALGDVRRFESRFEWWKPSADDSWKSTTDAREGGGILFDLGAHLIDQALLLFGPAEVAHAEVRNRRGGAADDDVFVVLEHASGTTSHLWMSAVAPITGPRFRALGSRSGFVSWGLDPQEPQLVGGMRPGDPRLGRADSPARLGTDAHPDEVPLVPGDYAGFYRQLAAALRDGTPLPVDPLDSLAVLDLIDTIHSQNRK, encoded by the coding sequence GTGAGCGGCGCGCCGCTCCGTGTCGGCCTCATCGGGTACGGCGTCGCGGGGCGGGTGTTCCACGCGCCGTTCCTCGCGGCGGATCCCGCGTTCGACCTGGCGGCAGTGGTCACGTCGCAGGCCGACCGGCTGGCGGCCGCCCACCCGTCCGCCGTCGCCATGCCCGATGTGGACGCGCTGCTCACGCATCCCGGGCTCGACCTGGTCATCGTCGCCTCGCCGACGCCGTTGCACGTCGCGCACGCCACGGCCGCGGTCGATGCCGGGATCGCGACCGTCGTCGACAAGCCGTTCGCGCCGGACTCCGCGTCCGGCCAGGCGCTCGTCGAGCGGGCCGCGGCCGCCGGGGTACCGTTCACGGTCTTCCAGAACCGCCGCTGGGACGGCGACTTCCTCACCCTCCGCCGACTCGTCGGCGAGGGCGCGCTCGGCGATGTCCGGCGCTTCGAGTCGCGGTTCGAGTGGTGGAAGCCGTCGGCCGACGACTCCTGGAAGTCGACCACCGACGCGCGCGAGGGTGGCGGCATCCTGTTCGACCTCGGGGCGCACCTGATCGACCAGGCGCTGCTGCTGTTCGGCCCGGCCGAGGTCGCCCACGCCGAGGTCCGGAACCGCCGTGGCGGCGCGGCCGACGACGACGTGTTCGTCGTCCTGGAGCACGCGTCGGGCACGACCAGCCACCTCTGGATGAGCGCCGTCGCGCCGATCACCGGTCCGCGATTCCGCGCGCTCGGCTCCCGCTCCGGTTTCGTCTCCTGGGGCCTCGACCCGCAGGAGCCGCAGCTCGTGGGCGGGATGCGCCCCGGCGACCCCCGCCTCGGCCGCGCGGACTCTCCGGCCCGCCTCGGCACCGACGCGCACCCGGATGAGGTGCCGCTCGTCCCCGGCGACTACGCCGGCTTCTACCGTCAGCTCGCCGCCGCCCTCCGGGACGGCACACCCCTTCCGGTCGACCCGCTGGACAGCCTCGCTGTCCTCGACCTGATCGACACCATCCACTCGCAGAACCGAAAGTGA
- a CDS encoding D-amino-acid oxidase, with protein MTATSIRSRVVVIGGGVLGVSTATQLVRQGAEVTLLTEGELASGASGRSLSWLNTAGLRSPEYHALRQLGIDRYRTLAAREDVSAFLRFDGGLTWAPEGESFRPVIEHERSIGYDAQWVTADEVASVTPGVDPAAVASEGAIFNPGEGWVDLPSLIQHLAAEFTARGGSLITGAGHVDVVVEDGRAVGAVASDGRRFDADAVLLATGPGVPAQVAEHGIAIEDGSPAALLVWTKPVDTQLTAVLNTPNVAVRPTPTGALALDSAWSEESLVVGDDGSIAVPEGIVDRLLVEASRVLAGNPALELDGFGIGGKPIPGDGEPVLGELDQIDGYFVAFTHSGATLGLIAGELLAREILTGEKSPLLETFRPARFSAALV; from the coding sequence ATGACCGCCACATCCATCCGTTCCCGCGTCGTCGTCATCGGCGGCGGCGTGCTCGGCGTCTCGACCGCCACCCAGCTGGTCCGTCAGGGCGCCGAGGTGACCCTGCTCACCGAGGGCGAGCTGGCCAGCGGCGCGAGCGGCCGTTCCCTCTCGTGGCTGAACACCGCCGGACTGCGCTCGCCGGAGTACCACGCGCTGCGCCAGCTCGGCATCGACCGGTACCGCACCCTCGCCGCTCGCGAGGACGTGTCGGCGTTCCTCCGCTTCGACGGCGGACTGACCTGGGCGCCGGAGGGCGAGAGCTTCCGTCCGGTCATCGAGCACGAGCGCAGCATCGGCTACGACGCGCAGTGGGTCACCGCCGACGAGGTCGCCTCGGTGACGCCCGGCGTCGACCCGGCGGCGGTCGCATCCGAGGGCGCGATCTTCAACCCGGGCGAGGGATGGGTCGACCTGCCGTCGCTCATCCAGCACCTCGCCGCGGAGTTCACCGCGCGCGGCGGCTCGCTGATCACGGGCGCCGGGCACGTCGACGTCGTGGTGGAGGACGGTCGCGCGGTCGGCGCCGTGGCCTCCGACGGTCGCCGCTTCGACGCCGACGCCGTGCTGCTCGCCACCGGTCCCGGCGTCCCGGCCCAGGTCGCCGAGCACGGCATCGCGATCGAAGACGGCAGCCCCGCCGCGCTTCTCGTCTGGACCAAGCCGGTCGACACGCAGCTGACCGCGGTGCTCAACACGCCGAACGTCGCCGTGCGACCCACCCCGACCGGCGCGCTCGCGCTCGACTCGGCCTGGTCGGAGGAGTCGTTGGTCGTCGGCGACGACGGCTCGATCGCAGTGCCCGAGGGCATCGTCGACCGGCTGCTGGTGGAGGCGTCCCGCGTCCTCGCCGGCAACCCCGCGCTCGAGCTGGACGGCTTCGGGATCGGCGGCAAGCCCATCCCGGGCGACGGCGAGCCGGTGCTCGGCGAGCTGGACCAGATCGACGGCTACTTCGTCGCCTTCACGCACAGCGGCGCGACGCTCGGACTGATCGCGGGGGAGCTCCTCGCCCGCGAGATCCTCACCGGCGAGAAGTCGCCGCTGCTGGAGACGTTCCGCCCGGCGCGGTTCTCGGCCGCGCTGGTGTGA
- a CDS encoding phosphatase gives MHEIEAAGFLFDMDGTLVDSTAIVEHVWTEFCRRHGLDPVELLAFAHGRQAGDTIARFLPQLTHAELAQLAAGLVAEELTRTEGIVEIPGAAAFITALADDGAKIAVVTSAPRDLAVTRMRAAGIPVPVVLVAAEDVERGKPDPQGYLLAAERLGVPIGECVVFEDAEAGLTAAVASGARVVVVGEHESGVTAGLPRLHDYAGLTAVVAS, from the coding sequence GTGCACGAGATCGAGGCGGCCGGGTTCCTGTTCGACATGGACGGCACGCTCGTCGACTCCACCGCCATCGTCGAGCACGTGTGGACGGAGTTCTGCCGCCGGCACGGTCTCGACCCGGTCGAACTGCTGGCGTTCGCGCACGGGCGTCAGGCCGGCGACACGATCGCGCGCTTCCTGCCGCAGCTGACGCACGCCGAGCTTGCTCAGTTGGCGGCCGGACTCGTCGCCGAGGAGCTGACCCGCACGGAAGGGATCGTCGAGATCCCGGGAGCTGCGGCCTTCATCACGGCGCTGGCGGACGACGGGGCGAAGATCGCCGTGGTCACCAGCGCCCCGCGCGACCTCGCGGTGACGCGGATGCGCGCCGCCGGCATCCCGGTCCCGGTGGTGCTCGTGGCCGCCGAGGACGTCGAGCGCGGCAAGCCCGATCCGCAGGGGTACCTGCTCGCGGCCGAGCGGCTCGGTGTGCCGATCGGCGAGTGCGTCGTGTTCGAGGATGCGGAGGCCGGGTTGACGGCAGCCGTCGCCTCGGGCGCCCGCGTGGTCGTCGTCGGCGAGCACGAGTCCGGCGTCACCGCGGGGCTGCCGCGGCTGCACGACTACGCCGGCCTGACGGCGGTCGTCGCCTCCTGA
- a CDS encoding alpha/beta hydrolase: MGTKSAPRRLPRRPASGLAERWTTVDGIDVFYRESMSPPDAPAMMHVHGFGLSGRYLLPTAERLADDFHTLVPDLPGFGRSGRAPHGLDIPDLARAAARFLDDRGIERATLVGNSMGCPVILEFAHHYPERIDRAVLVSPAGGVHNQPLRRAVGQLSRDGVREPPRMVTVAAPDYLRFGVPSTVRMFRALTQYPSLARLLDLSIPTLVVVGERDPLMPHHQRVREVAEQTDNHVLVVAIEGAAHAINFSHPGGLAHAIRLFMADEPIVDDPNSPGHARLWEVHRSPHLPPAG; this comes from the coding sequence ATGGGCACCAAGAGCGCTCCCCGCCGGCTGCCGCGACGTCCCGCGTCGGGCCTCGCGGAACGGTGGACGACGGTCGACGGCATCGACGTCTTCTACCGGGAGTCGATGAGCCCGCCCGACGCGCCGGCGATGATGCACGTGCACGGATTCGGCCTGTCCGGGCGGTACCTCCTGCCCACCGCGGAACGGCTGGCGGACGACTTCCACACGCTCGTCCCCGACCTGCCCGGATTCGGACGCAGCGGCCGCGCGCCGCACGGGCTCGACATCCCGGACCTGGCGCGCGCGGCAGCGCGGTTCCTCGACGACCGGGGGATCGAGCGGGCGACGCTGGTCGGCAACTCGATGGGATGCCCGGTCATCCTGGAGTTCGCCCACCACTACCCCGAGCGGATCGACCGGGCCGTGCTCGTGTCGCCCGCGGGCGGCGTGCACAACCAGCCGCTGCGGCGCGCGGTCGGGCAGCTGTCGCGCGACGGCGTCCGGGAGCCGCCCCGGATGGTGACCGTCGCCGCTCCCGACTATCTGCGGTTCGGGGTGCCGAGCACGGTGAGGATGTTCCGGGCGCTCACGCAGTACCCGTCGCTCGCGCGGCTGCTCGACCTCAGCATCCCGACGCTCGTCGTCGTGGGCGAGCGCGACCCGTTGATGCCACACCACCAGCGGGTGCGCGAGGTCGCGGAGCAGACGGACAACCACGTGCTCGTGGTGGCGATCGAGGGGGCCGCGCACGCGATCAACTTCAGCCACCCGGGCGGGCTGGCCCACGCCATCCGGCTGTTCATGGCCGACGAGCCCATCGTCGACGACCCGAACTCGCCCGGGCACGCCCGACTGTGGGAGGTGCACCGCAGCCCGCACCTGCCGCCCGCCGGTTGA
- a CDS encoding ArsR family transcriptional regulator produces the protein MLELLADAGEPLTIPAIAARLGLHRSIAYRILRTLEDHGLVVRDAAGAVELGPRMATLARAVSRDLQAAALPQLTAVANELSMTAFLAVLDRHDVVTLVTVEPTHAHASVAQRPGTRHPLASGAPGIAIQSVLTEAQWRMLPGEHARDEAAEARARGYATSHDEVIVGLASVAVPVQAPGQPVAALAVVYVASEVDAVRIGTRLRQAAAAIEADLR, from the coding sequence ATGCTCGAACTGCTCGCCGATGCGGGCGAGCCGCTGACCATCCCGGCGATCGCCGCGCGGCTCGGCCTGCACCGCTCGATCGCGTACCGCATCCTGCGCACGCTCGAGGACCATGGGCTGGTCGTGCGCGACGCTGCGGGCGCCGTCGAGCTCGGCCCGCGGATGGCGACCCTCGCCCGCGCGGTCTCGCGCGACCTGCAGGCGGCGGCCCTTCCGCAGCTGACGGCCGTGGCCAACGAGCTGAGCATGACGGCGTTCCTCGCGGTGCTCGACCGGCACGACGTCGTGACCCTGGTGACGGTGGAGCCGACGCACGCGCACGCGAGCGTGGCCCAGCGCCCCGGCACGCGGCATCCCCTCGCCTCCGGAGCGCCCGGGATCGCCATCCAGTCGGTTCTCACCGAGGCGCAGTGGCGGATGCTGCCCGGCGAGCACGCGCGGGACGAGGCGGCGGAGGCCCGGGCGCGCGGCTACGCGACCAGCCACGACGAGGTGATCGTCGGACTGGCGTCGGTGGCGGTCCCTGTGCAGGCGCCGGGCCAGCCGGTCGCGGCGCTGGCCGTGGTGTACGTGGCGAGCGAGGTGGATGCGGTGAGGATCGGCACCCGACTGCGGCAGGCGGCGGCGGCCATCGAGGCCGACCTGCGCTGA
- a CDS encoding phenol 2-monooxygenase (catalyzes the formation of catechol from phenol) yields the protein MQFHHHGYVSGDPRIHEPEGTGIDRPAELPDEVDVLIVGSGPAGMIAAAQLAQFPGVVTRLVERRAGRLAIGQADGIQARSVETFQAFGFAERIIAEAYRITEMAFWKPDPADPSRIVRTARPVDDPTGVSEFPHLIVNQARVLDYFAEVAADSPSRLTPDYGYEFVGLEVGEGEHPVAVTLRRTAGADEGADRVVHAKYVVGADGARSKVREAIGCHLAGDSANHAWGVMDALAVTDFPDIRTKCSIQSEAGNILLIPREGGYLFRMYVDLGEVQAGDNRAIRSTTIEQIIQKANDILHPYTLDVRNVAWHSVYEVGHRLTDRFDDVLPEELGMRTPRVFITGDACHTHSAKAGQGMNVSMQDGFNIGWKLGHVLDGRAPESLLATYSAERQVVAKDLIDFDKEWSTLMAKKPEEFASPSELEDFYVRTAEFPAGFMTQYAPSLIVGEASHQELASGFPVGKRFKSAPVERVCDGNPVHLGHHARADGRWRIYVFADEAAAGAPSGVADLAEWMSSSPDSPLAATPADADPDAWFDVKVVYRQDHTAVDLGVVPPLFLPRVGPFGLIDYEKVYAADPAHDIFAERGIDRAGAIVVVRPDQYVAHVLPLTATDELAAFFRPILRSAALAG from the coding sequence GTGCAGTTCCACCACCACGGCTACGTCTCCGGCGACCCGCGCATCCACGAGCCCGAAGGCACCGGGATCGACCGCCCCGCCGAGCTGCCCGACGAGGTCGACGTGCTCATCGTCGGCTCCGGCCCCGCCGGCATGATCGCAGCCGCCCAGCTCGCCCAGTTCCCGGGCGTCGTCACCCGGCTCGTCGAGCGCCGGGCGGGCCGCCTCGCCATCGGCCAGGCGGACGGCATCCAGGCACGCAGCGTCGAGACGTTCCAGGCGTTCGGCTTCGCCGAGCGCATCATCGCCGAGGCGTACCGCATCACCGAGATGGCGTTCTGGAAGCCGGACCCGGCCGACCCCTCCCGCATCGTGCGCACCGCCCGCCCGGTGGACGACCCCACCGGCGTGAGCGAGTTCCCGCACCTGATCGTCAACCAGGCGCGTGTGCTCGACTACTTCGCCGAAGTCGCCGCCGACTCCCCCTCGCGGCTCACGCCGGACTACGGCTACGAGTTCGTGGGCCTCGAGGTCGGCGAGGGCGAGCATCCCGTCGCCGTCACCCTCCGCCGCACCGCCGGAGCCGACGAAGGCGCGGATCGGGTCGTGCACGCGAAATACGTCGTCGGCGCGGACGGCGCGCGCAGCAAGGTCCGCGAGGCGATCGGCTGCCACCTCGCCGGCGACTCGGCCAACCACGCCTGGGGCGTCATGGACGCGCTGGCGGTCACCGACTTCCCCGACATCCGGACCAAGTGCTCCATCCAGTCGGAGGCGGGCAACATCCTGCTCATCCCGCGCGAAGGCGGCTACCTCTTCCGCATGTACGTCGACCTCGGCGAGGTGCAGGCCGGGGACAACCGCGCTATCCGGTCCACCACCATCGAGCAGATCATCCAGAAGGCGAACGACATCCTGCACCCCTACACACTGGATGTGCGGAACGTGGCCTGGCACAGCGTGTACGAGGTCGGCCACCGCCTGACGGACCGGTTCGACGACGTGCTGCCGGAGGAGCTCGGGATGCGCACCCCGCGCGTCTTCATCACCGGCGACGCCTGCCACACCCACAGCGCGAAGGCCGGCCAGGGCATGAACGTCTCGATGCAGGACGGCTTCAACATCGGCTGGAAGCTCGGTCATGTGCTCGACGGCCGCGCGCCCGAGTCGCTCCTGGCCACGTACTCTGCCGAGCGCCAGGTCGTCGCGAAGGACCTCATCGACTTCGACAAGGAGTGGTCGACCCTGATGGCGAAGAAGCCGGAGGAGTTCGCCAGCCCCTCGGAGCTAGAGGACTTCTACGTGCGCACGGCCGAGTTCCCGGCCGGTTTCATGACGCAGTACGCGCCGTCGCTGATCGTCGGCGAGGCGTCGCACCAGGAGCTGGCGTCCGGCTTCCCGGTCGGCAAGCGTTTCAAGTCGGCGCCGGTCGAGCGCGTCTGCGACGGCAACCCGGTGCACCTCGGCCACCACGCGCGCGCGGACGGCCGGTGGCGCATCTACGTCTTCGCCGACGAGGCCGCTGCAGGCGCACCGTCGGGCGTCGCGGACCTCGCCGAGTGGATGTCGTCCTCCCCCGACTCGCCCCTCGCCGCGACGCCCGCCGACGCCGACCCGGATGCCTGGTTCGACGTGAAGGTGGTCTACCGGCAGGACCACACGGCGGTCGACCTGGGCGTCGTCCCCCCGCTGTTCCTGCCGCGCGTCGGCCCGTTCGGTCTGATCGACTACGAGAAGGTCTACGCCGCAGACCCGGCGCACGACATCTTCGCCGAGCGCGGCATCGACCGCGCGGGCGCGATCGTCGTGGTCCGCCCGGACCAGTACGTCGCCCACGTGCTCCCCCTCACCGCGACGGACGAGTTGGCGGCGTTCTTCCGCCCGATCCTGCGGAGCGCGGCGCTGGCGGGCTGA